One window of the Streptomyces sp. ITFR-21 genome contains the following:
- a CDS encoding NAD-glutamate dehydrogenase, with translation MQTKLDEAKAELLERAARVGENSPAGVPGQGLDAEALTAFLQRYYLHSAPEDLVDRDPVDVFGAALSHHRLAENRPQGTANVRVHTPTVEENGWQSKHTVVEVVTDDMPFLVDSVTSALNQADRAIHVVFHPQFQVRRDVTGKLLEVIGSGCVPEGEPLPHDVLLESWIHVEIDRETDRADLREIADDLRRVLSDVRESVEDWTKMRQAAQSIADDLAATPPPLPEQETGEAVELMRWLCEDHFTFLGYREYRLGTETGAAGTEEDVLVAVPGTGLGILRSDPVHPRADSTHPGHPGADTARTGHLGHAGSASFSRLPADARAKAREHRLLVLTKANSRSTVHRPSYLDYVGVKRFDAEGNVVGECRFLGLFSSAAYTESIRRVPVIRRKVDEVLDGAGFSPDSHDGRDLLQILETYPRDELFQTPADELRSIATSVLYLQERRKLRLFLRQDEYGRYYSALVYLPRDRYTTAVRTRLTNILQEELGGHSADFTAWNTESVLSRLHFVIRVDPGTPLPQLNDADVERIENRLSEATRSWSDAFGEALAEECGEEKAAELVRRYAQAFPDGYRADFGPRSAVADLQHLESLGEDDFTLNLYEPVGAVAEEPRFKMYRTGAPVSLSAVLPVLQRLGVEVVDERPYELRRTDDSRAWIYDFGLRLDPALGELGDDAKERFQEAFAATWTDRAENDGFNSLVLRAGLDWRQALVLRAYAKYLRQAGSTFSQDYMEDTLRNNVHTTRLLTNLFQARLSPDHQRAGSELTDGILEELDGALDQVASLDEDRILRAFLTLIKATLRTNFFQRDSKGRPHAYLSMKFDPQAIPELPAPRPAFEIWVYSPRVEGVHLRFGKVARGGLRWSDRREDFRTEVLGLVKAQMVKNTVIVPVGAKGGFVGKRLPDPAVDRDAWLAEGISSYKTFISGLLDITDNLVAGEVVPPQSVVRHDEDDTYLVVAADKGTAAFSDIANEVAVSYGFWLGDAFASGGSVGYDHKKMAITSSGAWESVKRHFRETGHNTQEEDFTVVGIGDMSGDVFGNGMLLSEHIRLVAAFDHRHIFLDPNPDPAASYAERRRLFELPRSSWADYDTALISGGGGVYPRTAKAIPLSANVRAALGIESRAAKTTPAELMKAILQAPVDLLWNGGIGTYVKASTETQADVGDKANDAIRIDGSQLRVKVVGEGGNLGFTQLGRIEFARSGGPDGSGGRINTDAIDNSAGVDASDHEVNIKILLNSVVTAGDLTVKQRNGLLAEMTDEVGALVLRNNYAQNVALANSMAQSSSLLHAHQRLIRRLAREGHLDRALEFLPTDRQIRERLAAGQGLTQPELAVILAYAKITAADELIRTDLPDDPYLRSLLHAYFPVPLRERFEQQIDNHALHREIITTVLVNDTVNSAGTTFLHRFKEEIGATTDEIVRAHTAARAIFDLGRIWDQVEALDSVVAADVQTRIRLHSRRLVERGTRWLLNNRLQPLRIAETIDFFIEGVHTVWAQLPKLLRGADLEWYRSLHDELTGAGVPEQLANRVAGFSSAFPTLDIVDVADRSGKEPLEVAEVYFDLADRLGITKLLDRIILLPRADRWQSMARAAIREDLFAAHAALTADVLAAGAGGATPEQRYRGWEDKNAGLISRARITLEEIQGAEEFDLASLSVAMRTFRTLLRTHR, from the coding sequence ATGCAGACCAAGCTGGACGAAGCCAAGGCCGAGCTGCTGGAACGGGCGGCCCGGGTCGGTGAGAACAGCCCGGCGGGAGTACCCGGCCAGGGCCTCGACGCAGAGGCGCTGACCGCGTTTCTCCAGCGTTACTACCTGCACAGCGCACCCGAGGACCTGGTGGACCGCGATCCGGTCGACGTCTTCGGCGCCGCGCTGTCCCACCACCGGCTCGCGGAGAACCGCCCGCAGGGCACCGCCAACGTCCGGGTGCACACGCCGACCGTCGAAGAGAACGGCTGGCAGAGCAAGCACACCGTCGTCGAGGTCGTCACCGACGACATGCCGTTCCTGGTCGACTCGGTGACCAGCGCACTCAACCAGGCCGACCGCGCCATCCACGTGGTGTTCCACCCGCAGTTCCAGGTCCGCCGGGACGTCACCGGCAAGCTCCTGGAGGTCATCGGCTCGGGCTGCGTACCCGAGGGCGAGCCGCTGCCGCACGACGTGCTGCTCGAGTCCTGGATCCATGTGGAGATCGACCGGGAGACCGACCGGGCCGACCTCAGGGAGATCGCCGACGACCTGCGCCGGGTGCTCTCCGACGTCCGCGAGTCCGTCGAGGACTGGACGAAGATGCGGCAGGCGGCGCAGTCCATCGCCGACGACCTGGCCGCGACCCCGCCGCCGCTGCCCGAGCAGGAGACCGGCGAGGCGGTGGAGCTGATGCGCTGGCTCTGCGAGGACCACTTCACCTTTCTCGGCTACCGCGAATACCGGCTCGGCACCGAGACCGGTGCCGCCGGCACCGAGGAGGACGTGCTGGTCGCGGTCCCCGGCACGGGCCTCGGCATCCTGCGCTCCGACCCGGTGCACCCGCGCGCCGACAGCACCCACCCCGGACACCCGGGCGCCGACACCGCCCGGACGGGACACCTGGGCCACGCCGGCTCGGCGTCGTTCAGCAGGCTGCCCGCCGACGCCCGGGCCAAGGCCCGGGAGCACCGGCTGCTGGTCCTTACCAAGGCCAACAGCCGCTCCACGGTGCACCGCCCCTCGTACCTGGACTACGTGGGCGTCAAGCGGTTCGACGCCGAGGGCAACGTGGTCGGGGAGTGCAGGTTCCTCGGCCTGTTCTCGTCGGCCGCCTACACGGAGTCGATCCGGCGGGTCCCGGTGATCCGCCGCAAGGTCGACGAGGTACTGGACGGTGCCGGGTTCAGCCCGGACAGCCACGACGGCCGGGACCTGCTGCAGATCCTGGAGACCTACCCGCGCGACGAGCTGTTCCAGACACCCGCCGACGAACTGCGGTCCATCGCCACCAGCGTGCTGTACCTCCAGGAGCGCCGGAAACTGCGGCTGTTCCTGCGGCAGGACGAGTACGGCCGCTATTACTCGGCACTGGTGTACCTGCCGCGCGACCGCTACACGACGGCGGTACGCACCCGGCTGACCAACATCCTCCAGGAGGAGCTGGGCGGCCACAGCGCCGACTTCACCGCCTGGAACACCGAGTCGGTGCTGTCCCGGCTGCACTTCGTGATCCGGGTGGACCCCGGCACCCCGCTGCCGCAGCTCAACGACGCGGACGTGGAGCGGATCGAGAACCGGCTGTCGGAGGCCACCCGCTCCTGGTCGGACGCCTTCGGCGAGGCGCTCGCCGAGGAGTGCGGGGAGGAGAAGGCGGCCGAGCTGGTCCGGCGGTACGCACAGGCGTTCCCCGACGGCTACCGGGCCGACTTCGGGCCGCGCTCCGCGGTCGCCGACCTCCAGCACCTGGAAAGCCTGGGCGAGGACGACTTCACGCTCAACCTGTACGAGCCGGTGGGCGCGGTCGCCGAGGAGCCGCGTTTCAAGATGTACCGCACCGGCGCGCCTGTCTCGCTGTCCGCGGTGCTGCCGGTGCTGCAGCGGCTCGGTGTGGAGGTCGTGGACGAGCGCCCCTACGAGCTGCGCCGCACCGACGACTCCCGGGCCTGGATCTACGACTTCGGTCTGCGGCTGGACCCGGCGCTCGGGGAGCTGGGGGACGACGCGAAGGAGCGGTTCCAGGAGGCGTTCGCCGCGACCTGGACCGACCGTGCGGAGAACGACGGCTTCAACTCGCTGGTGCTGCGGGCCGGGCTCGACTGGCGGCAGGCGCTGGTGCTGCGGGCCTACGCGAAGTACCTGCGGCAGGCCGGTTCGACCTTCAGCCAGGACTACATGGAGGACACCCTCCGTAACAACGTCCACACCACCCGGCTGCTGACCAACCTCTTCCAGGCCCGGCTGTCCCCCGACCATCAGCGGGCCGGCAGCGAACTGACCGACGGCATCCTGGAGGAGCTGGACGGCGCGCTCGACCAGGTGGCCAGCCTGGACGAGGACCGCATCCTGCGGGCGTTCCTCACTTTGATCAAGGCGACACTGCGCACCAACTTCTTCCAGCGCGACAGCAAGGGCCGGCCGCACGCCTACCTGTCGATGAAGTTCGACCCGCAGGCGATCCCCGAACTGCCGGCGCCCCGGCCGGCGTTCGAGATCTGGGTGTACTCGCCGCGGGTGGAGGGCGTGCACCTGCGGTTCGGCAAGGTCGCCCGCGGCGGTCTGCGCTGGTCCGACCGCCGGGAGGACTTCCGCACCGAGGTGCTGGGCCTGGTCAAGGCGCAGATGGTCAAGAACACCGTGATCGTGCCGGTCGGCGCCAAGGGCGGCTTCGTCGGCAAGCGGCTGCCCGACCCGGCCGTCGACCGGGACGCCTGGCTCGCCGAGGGCATCTCCTCGTACAAGACGTTCATCTCCGGCCTGCTGGACATCACCGACAACCTGGTGGCCGGCGAGGTGGTCCCGCCGCAGAGCGTGGTCCGGCACGACGAGGACGACACGTACCTGGTGGTCGCCGCGGACAAGGGCACCGCGGCCTTCTCCGACATCGCCAACGAGGTCGCCGTCAGCTACGGCTTCTGGCTCGGTGACGCCTTCGCCTCGGGCGGCTCGGTCGGCTACGACCACAAGAAGATGGCCATCACCTCCAGTGGTGCCTGGGAGTCGGTGAAACGACACTTCCGGGAAACCGGCCACAACACCCAGGAAGAGGACTTCACGGTCGTCGGCATCGGCGACATGTCCGGTGACGTGTTCGGCAACGGCATGCTGCTGTCGGAGCACATCCGGCTGGTCGCCGCCTTCGACCACCGGCACATCTTCCTCGACCCCAACCCGGACCCGGCCGCCTCCTACGCCGAGCGGCGCCGGCTGTTCGAGCTGCCGCGCTCCTCCTGGGCCGACTACGACACCGCGCTGATCTCCGGCGGCGGCGGTGTCTACCCGCGGACCGCCAAGGCGATCCCGCTGAGCGCGAACGTCCGCGCCGCGCTCGGCATCGAGTCCCGCGCCGCGAAGACCACCCCCGCGGAGCTGATGAAGGCGATCCTGCAGGCCCCGGTGGACCTGCTGTGGAACGGCGGAATCGGCACCTACGTCAAGGCGTCCACCGAGACACAGGCGGACGTCGGCGACAAGGCCAACGACGCGATCCGGATCGACGGGTCGCAGCTGCGGGTCAAGGTGGTCGGTGAGGGCGGCAACCTGGGCTTCACCCAGCTCGGCCGGATCGAGTTCGCCCGGTCCGGCGGCCCCGACGGCTCGGGCGGCCGGATCAACACCGACGCCATCGACAACAGCGCCGGGGTGGACGCCTCCGACCACGAGGTCAACATCAAGATCCTGCTCAACAGCGTGGTCACCGCGGGGGATCTGACGGTCAAGCAGCGCAACGGTCTGCTGGCCGAGATGACCGACGAGGTCGGCGCCCTGGTGCTGCGCAACAACTACGCGCAGAACGTCGCGCTGGCCAACAGCATGGCGCAGAGCAGCAGCCTGCTCCACGCCCACCAGCGGCTCATCCGGCGGCTGGCACGGGAGGGGCACCTGGACCGGGCGCTGGAGTTCCTGCCCACCGACCGGCAGATCCGCGAGCGGCTGGCCGCCGGCCAGGGGCTGACCCAGCCGGAGCTCGCGGTGATCCTCGCCTACGCCAAGATCACCGCCGCCGACGAGCTGATCCGCACCGACCTGCCCGACGACCCCTATCTGCGCTCCCTGCTGCACGCCTACTTCCCGGTCCCGCTGCGGGAGCGGTTCGAGCAGCAGATCGACAACCACGCGCTGCACCGCGAGATCATCACCACGGTGCTGGTCAACGACACCGTGAACTCCGCCGGCACCACCTTCCTGCACCGCTTCAAGGAGGAGATCGGCGCGACGACCGACGAGATCGTCAGGGCGCACACGGCCGCCCGCGCGATCTTCGACCTGGGACGGATCTGGGACCAGGTGGAGGCGCTGGACAGCGTCGTGGCCGCCGACGTGCAGACCCGGATCAGGCTGCACTCGCGGCGGCTGGTCGAGCGCGGCACCCGCTGGCTGCTCAACAACCGGCTGCAACCGCTGCGGATCGCCGAGACCATCGACTTCTTCATTGAAGGGGTGCACACGGTCTGGGCGCAGCTGCCGAAGCTGCTGCGGGGCGCCGACCTGGAATGGTACCGGTCGCTGCACGACGAGCTGACCGGGGCCGGGGTGCCGGAGCAGCTGGCGAACCGGGTCGCCGGGTTCTCCTCGGCCTTCCCGACACTGGACATCGTGGATGTCGCCGACCGCAGCGGCAAGGAACCACTGGAGGTCGCCGAGGTCTACTTCGACCTGGCCGACCGGCTCGGAATCACCAAGCTGCTGGACCGGATCATCCTGCTGCCGAGGGCCGACCGCTGGCAGTCGATGGCGCGGGCGGCGATCCGCGAGGACCTGTTCGCGGCGCATGCCGCGCTCACCGCGGACGTGCTGGCGGCCGGCGCCGGGGGAGCCACACCGGAGCAGCGCTACCGGGGCTGGGAGGACAAGAACGCCGGGCTGATCAGCCGGGCCCGCATCACGCTGGAGGAGATCCAGGGGGCGGAGGAGTTTGACCTGGCCAGCCTGTCGGTGGCGATGCGGACCTTCCGGACGCTGCTGCGCACGCACCGCTAG
- a CDS encoding HAD family hydrolase yields MNAHLVWDWNGTLFHDIDAVIGATNASFAELGLPPITLDRYRDLYCVPVPRFYERLIGRLPTDAEWAVMDATFHRHYRTLAEACGLAEGALELLTARQSAGLTQSLCSLAPHELLLPMVTSHGIDRHFVRVDGRTGPSTAGKAEQMARHLASLEGVGTDRVVVIGDAVDDAAAAAHVGASAVLYTGGSGSRRSLEAAGVPVVDTLTEAVRVAERIAG; encoded by the coding sequence GTGAACGCGCACCTTGTGTGGGACTGGAACGGCACCCTGTTCCACGACATCGACGCGGTGATCGGGGCCACCAACGCCTCCTTCGCCGAACTCGGCCTGCCACCGATCACCCTTGACCGCTACCGCGATCTGTACTGCGTACCGGTGCCCCGCTTCTACGAGCGGCTCATCGGCCGGCTGCCCACCGACGCCGAGTGGGCCGTCATGGACGCGACCTTCCACCGGCACTACCGGACCCTGGCCGAGGCCTGCGGTCTGGCCGAGGGCGCCCTGGAACTGCTCACCGCCCGGCAGTCGGCCGGCCTCACTCAGTCGCTGTGCTCGCTCGCCCCGCACGAGCTGCTGCTGCCGATGGTCACCTCGCACGGGATCGACCGGCACTTCGTCCGGGTGGACGGCCGCACCGGACCGTCCACCGCGGGCAAGGCGGAGCAGATGGCCCGTCACCTGGCCTCCCTCGAAGGTGTGGGCACCGACCGGGTGGTGGTGATCGGCGACGCGGTGGACGACGCCGCGGCGGCGGCCCACGTGGGCGCTTCCGCGGTCCTCTACACCGGCGGCTCCGGCAGCCGGCGGAGTCTGGAGGCGGCCGGGGTACCGGTGGTGGACACCCTCACCGAAGCTGTTCGAGTGGCCGAACGAATAGCAGGCTGA
- a CDS encoding DUF6912 family protein, whose protein sequence is MRVYIPTTLSGLAEAYKAGEIGPGPLDAYAVTPSLREWYVSDDIEELEYAALTRAAQSSLRLLATHPDVPRRRVVLAVDVGDGEVRYDPDLGLDPAALGEVRLSRSVPLARAAAVHLDADGAEHDVREAAAALGAADAGDDDAQFTVDGAEDHELLWYATQEIPNLIG, encoded by the coding sequence ATGCGCGTCTACATTCCCACCACGCTGAGCGGGCTCGCCGAGGCGTACAAGGCAGGCGAGATAGGGCCTGGACCGCTGGACGCCTATGCCGTGACGCCCAGCCTGCGCGAGTGGTACGTCTCCGACGACATAGAGGAACTGGAGTACGCGGCGTTGACGCGTGCGGCCCAGTCGTCGCTGCGGCTGCTGGCCACGCATCCGGACGTGCCGCGCCGCCGGGTGGTGCTCGCGGTGGACGTCGGCGACGGCGAGGTGCGGTACGACCCGGACCTCGGCCTGGACCCGGCGGCGTTGGGCGAGGTGCGGCTGAGCAGGAGCGTCCCGCTGGCCAGGGCCGCGGCCGTCCATCTGGACGCGGACGGGGCCGAGCACGATGTCCGCGAGGCCGCCGCCGCGTTGGGGGCGGCCGACGCCGGGGACGACGACGCTCAGTTCACGGTGGACGGGGCCGAGGACCACGAACTGCTGTGGTACGCGACGCAGGAGATTCCCAACCTGATCGGATGA
- a CDS encoding Rv3235 family protein, with protein MRGPALPPPTPSPSAPAARRPAGAAPPGRRDTRRPPNRPSPAPRPAPLPATAPAAAPAGPRAPRPLPPHVWFAGRLLDVLTGRRPLTCLAGRVRDEAYQRLWELHAARTDWRHRVRGRTPYVYRCRVFRTTGGALEVAAVVALDQDVFRALAFRIEPGDDESGPGYGAARWRCTAVAAR; from the coding sequence ATGCGCGGCCCAGCCCTGCCTCCGCCCACCCCGTCGCCCTCCGCTCCTGCGGCCCGCCGCCCGGCCGGCGCCGCACCGCCCGGCCGCCGCGACACCCGCCGCCCGCCGAACCGGCCGAGCCCCGCCCCGCGCCCCGCCCCGCTTCCCGCCACGGCTCCCGCGGCCGCGCCCGCCGGGCCCCGCGCCCCACGCCCGCTCCCGCCCCACGTCTGGTTCGCCGGCCGGCTGCTCGACGTCCTGACCGGTCGGCGGCCCCTGACCTGCCTGGCCGGACGGGTCCGCGACGAGGCGTACCAGCGGCTGTGGGAGCTGCACGCGGCCCGCACCGACTGGCGCCACCGGGTCCGGGGCCGTACCCCTTACGTGTACCGCTGCCGCGTTTTCCGTACCACCGGCGGGGCCCTCGAAGTGGCCGCCGTCGTCGCGCTCGACCAGGACGTCTTCCGGGCCCTGGCCTTCCGCATCGAACCCGGCGACGACGAGTCGGGCCCCGGCTACGGCGCCGCCCGCTGGCGCTGCACCGCAGTGGCCGCCCGATGA
- the secA gene encoding preprotein translocase subunit SecA, with protein sequence MSVISKIMRAGEGKILRKLHRIADQVNSIEEDFLNLSDAELRALTDEYKQRYQEGESLDDLLPEAFATVREAAKRVLGQRHYDVQIMGGAALHLGYVAEMRTGEGKTLVGTLPAYLNAISGKGVHLITVNDYLAERDSEWMGRVHKFLGLEVGCILANMSPAERREQYACDITYGTNNEFGFDYLRDNMAWSKDELVQRGHNFAIVDEVDSILVDEARTPLIISGPADQATKWYSDFARLVKRLNRGEAGGLGKEETGDYDVDEKKRTVAIHESGVTKVEDWLGIDNLYESVNTPLVGYLNNAIKAKELYKNDKDYVVLDGEVMIVDEHTGRILAGRRYNEGMHQAIEAKEGVDIKDENQTLATITLQNFFRLYDKLCGMTGTAMTEAAEFHQIYKLGVVPIPTNRPMQRLDKPDLIYRTEEAKFAAVVEDIVEKHEKGQPVLVGTVSVEKSEYLSAQLSKRGVPHEVLNAKQHDREASIVAQAGRKGAVTVATNMAGRGTDIKLGGNPDDLAEAELRQRGLDPGEHVEEWAAALPEALERAAAAVKAEFEEVKELGGLYVLGTERHESRRIDNQLRGRSGRQGDPGESRFYLSLGDDLMRLFKAQMVERVMSMANVPDDVPIENKMVTRAIASAQSQVEQQNFEIRKNVLKYDEVLNRQREVIYGERRRVLEGEDLHEQVQHFMDDTIDAYIDAETREGFAEDWDLERLWGAFKQLYPAKTTVEELEEAAGDRAGITAEFIAESVKDDIHEQYAEREKQLGEEIMRELERRVVLSVLDRKWREHLYEMDYLQEGIGLRAMAQRDPLVEYQREGFDMFTAMMDGIKEESVGYLFNLEVQVEQQVEEVPVAAAVQDTPPSLVKDARPEIRAKGLDAPKRADRLHFSAPSVDGEGGVVEGDFAGAAVDAGGAAEDESQTTRAERRRAARGGRRRKK encoded by the coding sequence GTGTCCGTCATCAGCAAGATCATGCGTGCAGGTGAAGGCAAGATCCTGCGCAAGCTGCACCGCATCGCGGACCAGGTCAATTCCATCGAAGAGGATTTCCTCAACCTTTCCGATGCCGAGCTGAGGGCCCTCACCGACGAGTACAAGCAGCGCTATCAAGAGGGCGAGTCGCTCGACGACCTGCTGCCTGAGGCGTTCGCCACCGTTCGGGAGGCGGCCAAACGCGTTCTGGGACAGCGCCACTACGACGTACAGATCATGGGCGGTGCGGCCCTGCACCTCGGTTATGTCGCCGAGATGCGCACCGGCGAGGGCAAGACCCTGGTCGGCACCCTGCCCGCTTATCTGAACGCCATCTCCGGCAAGGGCGTGCACCTCATCACCGTCAACGACTACCTCGCCGAGCGCGACTCGGAGTGGATGGGCCGGGTGCACAAGTTCCTCGGCCTGGAGGTCGGCTGCATCCTGGCGAACATGTCGCCGGCCGAGCGCCGCGAGCAGTACGCCTGTGACATCACCTATGGCACCAACAACGAATTCGGCTTCGACTACCTGCGCGACAACATGGCGTGGTCGAAGGACGAACTGGTCCAGCGCGGCCACAACTTCGCGATCGTCGACGAGGTCGACTCGATCCTCGTCGACGAGGCCCGCACCCCGCTGATCATCTCCGGTCCTGCCGACCAGGCCACCAAGTGGTACAGCGACTTCGCCCGCCTGGTGAAGCGGCTCAACCGCGGCGAGGCCGGCGGCCTCGGCAAGGAGGAGACCGGCGACTACGACGTGGACGAGAAGAAGCGCACCGTCGCCATCCACGAGTCCGGCGTCACCAAGGTCGAGGACTGGCTCGGCATCGACAACCTCTACGAGTCGGTCAACACCCCGCTCGTCGGTTATCTGAACAACGCCATCAAGGCCAAGGAGCTCTACAAGAACGACAAGGACTACGTCGTCCTGGACGGCGAAGTCATGATCGTCGACGAGCACACCGGCCGTATCCTCGCCGGCCGCCGCTACAACGAGGGCATGCACCAGGCGATTGAGGCGAAGGAGGGGGTGGACATCAAGGACGAGAACCAGACGCTCGCCACGATCACCCTGCAGAACTTCTTCCGCCTGTACGACAAGCTCTGCGGTATGACCGGTACGGCGATGACCGAGGCCGCGGAGTTCCACCAGATCTACAAGCTCGGCGTGGTCCCGATCCCGACCAACCGCCCGATGCAGCGCCTCGACAAGCCGGACCTGATCTACCGCACGGAAGAGGCGAAGTTCGCGGCCGTGGTCGAGGACATCGTGGAGAAGCACGAGAAGGGCCAACCGGTCCTGGTCGGCACCGTCTCCGTTGAGAAGTCGGAGTACCTGTCGGCGCAGCTGTCCAAGCGCGGGGTGCCGCACGAGGTGCTCAACGCCAAGCAGCACGACCGTGAGGCGTCCATCGTGGCCCAGGCGGGCCGCAAGGGCGCGGTCACCGTCGCGACCAACATGGCCGGCCGCGGTACCGACATCAAGCTCGGCGGCAACCCCGACGACCTCGCCGAGGCGGAGCTGCGGCAGCGCGGCCTCGACCCGGGCGAGCACGTCGAGGAGTGGGCCGCTGCCCTCCCCGAGGCGCTCGAGCGCGCCGCGGCGGCCGTCAAGGCCGAGTTCGAGGAGGTCAAGGAGCTCGGCGGCCTGTACGTGCTGGGCACCGAGCGCCACGAGTCGCGCCGGATCGACAACCAGCTCCGCGGCCGCAGCGGCCGGCAGGGCGACCCCGGCGAGTCCCGTTTCTACCTCTCGCTGGGCGACGACCTGATGCGGCTGTTCAAAGCGCAGATGGTCGAGCGCGTGATGTCCATGGCGAACGTGCCGGACGACGTGCCGATCGAGAACAAGATGGTCACCCGGGCCATCGCCTCCGCCCAGTCGCAGGTGGAGCAGCAGAACTTCGAGATCCGCAAGAACGTCCTCAAGTACGACGAGGTGCTCAACCGGCAGCGCGAGGTCATCTACGGCGAGCGCCGCCGCGTCCTGGAGGGCGAGGACCTGCACGAGCAGGTGCAGCACTTCATGGACGACACCATCGACGCGTACATCGACGCCGAGACCCGCGAGGGCTTCGCCGAGGACTGGGACCTGGAGCGGCTGTGGGGCGCCTTCAAGCAGCTCTACCCGGCCAAGACCACCGTCGAGGAGCTGGAGGAGGCGGCCGGCGACCGGGCCGGTATCACCGCCGAGTTCATCGCCGAGTCGGTCAAGGACGACATCCACGAACAGTACGCCGAGCGGGAGAAGCAGCTCGGTGAGGAGATCATGCGCGAGCTGGAGCGGCGTGTGGTGCTTTCCGTGCTGGACCGCAAGTGGCGTGAGCACCTCTACGAGATGGACTACCTCCAGGAGGGCATCGGGCTGCGCGCGATGGCGCAGCGCGACCCGCTGGTGGAGTACCAGCGTGAGGGCTTCGACATGTTCACGGCCATGATGGACGGCATCAAGGAGGAGTCCGTCGGCTACCTGTTCAACCTGGAAGTCCAGGTCGAGCAGCAGGTCGAGGAGGTCCCGGTCGCGGCCGCGGTCCAGGACACGCCGCCGTCGCTGGTCAAGGACGCCCGGCCGGAGATCCGCGCCAAGGGCCTGGACGCCCCCAAGCGGGCCGACCGGCTGCACTTCTCCGCCCCCTCGGTGGACGGCGAGGGCGGGGTCGTCGAGGGCGACTTCGCCGGTGCCGCGGTGGACGCGGGCGGCGCCGCCGAGGACGAGAGCCAGACGACCCGCGCCGAGCGCCGCCGGGCGGCCAGGGGCGGCCGGCGGCGCAAGAAGTAG
- a CDS encoding GNAT family N-acetyltransferase, whose amino-acid sequence MEPITLTTDRLLLRPFEPDDADAVYKACQDPDIPRWTNVPAPYTPQHAADFIGRTCPDGWRDDTRYNFGVFTRDTGALVGSMGLVRLRRLPAPDHEAELGYWTAKERRGNGFTVEATRAICDWAFGTLGVERIEWYAEAGNEGSRAVARKLGFVMEGVIRSKIIHEGTRRDAWSGSLLPSDWDRAQATAYLPHP is encoded by the coding sequence ATGGAGCCGATCACCCTGACCACCGACCGCCTGCTGCTGCGCCCGTTCGAACCCGACGACGCGGACGCGGTGTACAAGGCGTGCCAGGACCCGGACATCCCGCGCTGGACGAACGTACCCGCGCCCTACACCCCGCAGCACGCGGCCGACTTCATCGGCAGGACCTGCCCCGACGGCTGGCGGGACGACACCCGCTACAACTTCGGCGTCTTCACCCGGGACACCGGCGCCCTGGTCGGCTCCATGGGTTTGGTGAGGCTGCGGCGCCTGCCCGCCCCCGACCACGAGGCCGAGCTCGGCTACTGGACGGCCAAGGAGCGGCGCGGCAACGGCTTCACCGTCGAGGCCACCCGCGCGATCTGCGACTGGGCGTTCGGGACGCTCGGCGTGGAGCGGATCGAGTGGTACGCCGAGGCCGGCAACGAGGGCTCCCGCGCGGTGGCCCGCAAGCTGGGCTTCGTCATGGAGGGCGTGATCCGCTCGAAGATCATCCACGAGGGCACGCGCCGGGACGCCTGGTCCGGTTCCCTGCTGCCGTCGGACTGGGACCGGGCGCAAGCCACCGCGTACCTGCCCCACCCGTAG